The Caulifigura coniformis genome includes a region encoding these proteins:
- the dnaA gene encoding chromosomal replication initiator protein DnaA produces the protein MGVEHDVPKAGYVGRILQLVQSALTKRRNRNWFDGKSARIDWRNEALVVYAQSPILLGWLQKNYHDLLWESARMVGGPDAVVRYEVDAALKPEVPVLAAPAAQTLPVRGATRALAPASTPPSRSRQNKPFELQRFVRGPSNELAATAVQTLIEFPDSCPNPMYIHGGVGCGKTHLLEGLREGLGRRQPGLQLLAITSEEFTNLFTQALDTRSLPSFRQKFRNVDVLLVDDVDFFDGKRVVQEEFLHTIKHMLNHGRRVVVTADRHPRLLSRTSDELLSLYQSGLVCRLEAPDATTRLNIVKQLADRMKLNATVDALEYVAERFTRNVRELEGAVHYLTTWQNVNGTRVTVSAARDALSVLVRDCMKIVRLADVENAVCNLFGLPADELRSARRQRTVSEPRMLAMFLARRLTQAAYTEIGAHFGGRNHSTVMSAERKISGLMKSKASVRIAAQDWPVSELIAQLEQQLKAV, from the coding sequence ATGGGTGTGGAACATGACGTTCCAAAGGCGGGCTACGTCGGGCGCATCCTGCAACTCGTGCAGTCAGCTCTGACGAAGCGCCGCAACAGGAACTGGTTTGATGGAAAATCGGCTCGCATCGACTGGCGCAACGAAGCGCTCGTCGTCTATGCACAAAGCCCCATCCTCCTGGGATGGCTGCAGAAGAACTACCACGACCTCCTCTGGGAGTCGGCCCGCATGGTCGGCGGCCCCGATGCCGTGGTCCGCTATGAAGTCGATGCCGCGCTGAAGCCGGAGGTCCCGGTTCTCGCAGCCCCCGCGGCTCAGACGCTGCCCGTGCGCGGCGCTACCCGCGCGCTCGCTCCGGCTTCCACGCCGCCGTCTCGTTCGCGACAGAACAAGCCGTTCGAACTCCAGCGGTTCGTGCGCGGACCGTCCAACGAACTCGCCGCCACGGCCGTCCAGACGCTGATCGAATTCCCCGACAGCTGCCCCAACCCCATGTACATCCATGGCGGAGTCGGCTGCGGAAAGACGCATCTCCTGGAAGGCCTCCGCGAGGGACTCGGCCGTCGCCAGCCTGGACTTCAGCTCCTGGCGATCACCTCCGAGGAATTCACCAACCTGTTCACGCAGGCCCTCGATACACGCTCACTCCCCAGCTTCCGTCAGAAGTTCCGCAACGTCGATGTCCTGCTCGTCGACGACGTCGATTTCTTTGACGGCAAACGCGTCGTGCAGGAAGAGTTCCTGCATACGATCAAGCATATGCTGAACCATGGCCGGCGCGTCGTCGTGACGGCCGATCGCCACCCCCGGCTCCTCTCCCGCACCAGCGATGAGCTGCTCAGCCTGTATCAGTCGGGCCTCGTCTGCCGGCTGGAAGCGCCCGATGCGACCACCCGGCTGAATATCGTGAAGCAGCTCGCCGACCGGATGAAGCTGAACGCCACCGTCGATGCGCTCGAGTATGTCGCCGAACGCTTCACCCGGAACGTCCGCGAGCTGGAAGGCGCCGTCCATTACCTGACGACCTGGCAGAATGTGAACGGAACACGGGTCACCGTCTCCGCCGCACGCGACGCCCTCTCAGTTCTGGTTCGCGACTGCATGAAGATCGTCCGCCTCGCGGACGTCGAGAACGCCGTCTGCAACCTGTTTGGCCTGCCTGCGGACGAGCTCCGCTCGGCCCGTCGGCAGCGGACCGTCTCCGAGCCGCGGATGCTCGCCATGTTCCTCGCCCGCCGCCTGACTCAGGCCGCCTACACCGAGATCGGCGCCCACTTCGGCGGACGCAATCACAGCACGGTCATGTCGGCCGAACGGAAGATCAGCGGCCTGATGAAGTCGAAAGCTTCGGTCCGCATTGCGGCTCAGGACTGGCCCGTCTCGGAACTGATCGCCCAGCTCGAGCAACAGCTGAAAGCTGTCTGA
- a CDS encoding dihydroorotase, giving the protein MSILHLQGGRVIDPASRRDETSDLWIVDGRVSHSRPADRQVDETLNVSGCIVAPGLIDCRVFLGEPGFEEDETIASGSAAAVAGGLTAVGAMPETDPVVDTRAFAEFVSRQAERAGNCRVYPLGAVTKNAKGEELAEIAQLTEGAAVAFTDGHRPIANAEVMRRALQYTGMGGRAIISHPQVPELVHGGVMHEGYYSTVLGLRGMPPAAEEIMVRRNIALAESTGGRMHLMSLSTKNSVEEVRHAQKRGVKVTADVTPYHLLLTDECLESFDPNYKLEPPLRSREHIDALIAGLKDGTIGVLTSDHRPYSDEKKMVEIDKAPFGIVGLETLIPLCIEALVEPGHLSWSQFLEKLTVGPAALLKVPGGTLAEGAPGDVTVIDPNVAWTIDAGQFRSQSRNTPFDGRAVRGRAKFTIVEGRVAFRG; this is encoded by the coding sequence ATGTCCATCCTGCATCTCCAGGGAGGCCGCGTCATCGACCCGGCATCCCGCCGCGACGAAACGTCCGACCTGTGGATCGTCGACGGCCGTGTTTCCCACTCCCGACCGGCCGATCGCCAGGTTGATGAAACGCTGAACGTGTCCGGCTGCATCGTGGCTCCGGGGCTGATCGACTGCCGGGTTTTTCTGGGTGAGCCCGGGTTCGAAGAAGACGAGACGATCGCCAGCGGCTCGGCGGCTGCGGTGGCGGGCGGATTGACGGCGGTCGGCGCGATGCCGGAGACGGATCCGGTCGTCGATACGCGGGCGTTTGCGGAGTTCGTCTCCCGCCAGGCCGAGCGGGCCGGCAACTGCCGCGTTTATCCGCTTGGGGCGGTGACAAAGAACGCGAAGGGGGAGGAACTGGCGGAGATTGCGCAGCTGACAGAGGGGGCTGCGGTCGCCTTCACGGACGGCCACCGACCGATCGCGAACGCCGAGGTGATGCGGCGGGCGCTGCAGTACACCGGGATGGGCGGGCGGGCGATCATCAGCCATCCGCAGGTTCCTGAACTCGTGCATGGGGGGGTGATGCATGAGGGGTACTACTCGACCGTGCTCGGCCTGAGGGGGATGCCGCCCGCGGCCGAAGAGATCATGGTGCGCCGCAATATCGCCCTGGCGGAGTCGACGGGGGGGCGCATGCACCTGATGTCCCTCTCCACGAAGAACTCGGTCGAGGAAGTGCGGCACGCCCAGAAGCGCGGCGTGAAGGTCACCGCAGACGTCACTCCTTACCACCTGCTGCTGACGGACGAATGCCTGGAGTCGTTCGATCCGAACTACAAGCTGGAGCCGCCGCTTCGCTCGCGCGAGCATATCGACGCGTTGATCGCCGGCCTGAAGGACGGCACGATCGGGGTCCTCACGAGCGATCATCGCCCGTACTCGGACGAGAAGAAGATGGTGGAGATCGACAAAGCCCCGTTCGGGATCGTGGGCCTCGAGACGCTGATTCCGCTGTGCATCGAGGCGCTGGTCGAGCCGGGTCATCTGTCGTGGAGCCAGTTCCTCGAGAAGCTGACGGTCGGCCCGGCGGCGCTGTTGAAAGTGCCGGGGGGGACGCTTGCGGAAGGAGCGCCCGGAGACGTGACCGTGATCGATCCGAACGTGGCGTGGACGATTGATGCGGGGCAGTTCCGGTCGCAAAGCCGGAACACGCCATTCGACGGGCGAGCCGTGCGGGGACGGGCGAAGTTCACCATCGTGGAAGGGCGCGTGGCGTTCCGCGGGTAA
- the bcp gene encoding thioredoxin-dependent thiol peroxidase, whose product MSTALNVGDKAPEFSLQNGQGETVKLKDFRGQPVILYFYPKDNTSGCTKQACDFRDTQPAIKKAGAVVLGVSPDSVASHEKFATKFELPFTLLSDPEHAVAEKYGVWVEKSMYGRKYMGINRTTFLIDDKGRIAQIWSKVKVPGHVEAVVKSLS is encoded by the coding sequence ATGAGTACCGCTCTGAACGTCGGCGACAAGGCCCCCGAATTTTCCCTGCAGAACGGCCAGGGTGAGACCGTCAAACTCAAGGACTTCAGGGGCCAGCCTGTCATCCTCTACTTCTACCCGAAGGACAACACCTCCGGTTGCACCAAACAGGCCTGCGATTTCCGCGACACGCAGCCCGCGATCAAAAAGGCCGGAGCCGTGGTCCTCGGCGTGAGCCCGGATTCCGTCGCGTCGCACGAGAAGTTCGCAACCAAATTCGAGCTGCCATTCACGCTCCTGTCCGATCCTGAGCACGCCGTCGCCGAGAAGTACGGCGTCTGGGTCGAGAAATCGATGTACGGCCGGAAGTACATGGGCATCAACCGCACCACCTTCCTGATCGACGACAAAGGACGAATCGCCCAGATCTGGTCGAAGGTGAAAGTTCCGGGGCACGTCGAAGCCGTCGTCAAATCCCTGAGTTGA